The genomic interval GCCGCGGTCGGCTGGGCCTGATCGTCCCCTCGTCGAACGCGACGGCCGAACCCGAGTTCCGCGACTACCTCCCGGACTCGATCACCGTCCACGGCGCGCGGATGGCCCTCGAGTCGGTCACAGTCGACGAGCTCGACGCGATGAGCGACGACGCGGCCCGCGCGGCCGAACTACTGGGCCACGCCGACGTCGACGCGGTCGCCTACGCCTGCACGACCGGCAGTCTGATCCACGGTCCCGGATTCGACGCCGAACTCGAGGACCGATTGGAGCGGGCGGCCGGCGTCCCCGCGGTCGCGACGGCCCGGTCGGTCGTGCGCGCGCTCGAGGCGCTCGACGCCGAACGAATCGCGGTCGCGACGCCGTACACCGACGAACTCGACGAGAAGGAACGGGAGTTCCTCGACGCGGCGGGGTTCGAGGTCGCGGCGCTCGACGGGCGCGGCCTAGCGGCCAACGCGGCGATCGGTGAACTGGCGCCGACGGACGCGAGGGACCAGGTGACCGACCTGATCGGCTCCGATATCGACGACCTCGACGCCGTCTTTGTCTCGTGTACGAACTACCGATCGCTCGCCGCGGTCGAGGGGCTCGAAGCCGACCTCGGTCTGCCGGTGGTCACGAGCAACGGCGCGACGCTGTGGGACGTCTGCGGGGCGGCCGGGTTCGAAGCCGACGGGCCGGGCGCGCTGTTCGATCGCGGTCGCGATCGGTAGCCGCGGCCGACCGCTACGTTCTCCGGTGACGGTGCGTTTTTGACGCCGCTTCCCCACCCTCCGGTATGGAACTCAACGGCGTGGCAGACCTGCCCGAAGTCCGCCCCCGCGACGACATCGCCGAACTCGTCGCGGATCGGGCCGACCTCGAGCCGGGCGACGTGCTCACCGTCGCTAGCACCGTCGTCTCGAAGGCGGAGGGTCGCACGGCAAACCTGGAGGACTACCCCGTCAGCGGCCGCGCACAGGAGATCGCCGACCGGATCGCGGAGCTCAGCGGCGAGGAGAAGGATCCGCGGTTCGCCCAGGCGGTCCTCGACGAGAGCGCGGAACTGCTGATCGACGTCCCGTTCATGCTGGCCGAGACCCGCTTCGGACATATCTGCCCGAACGCGGGGATCGACCGCTCGAACGTGCCCGACCACGACATCCTGCTCCTCCCGCGGAAGCCGAGCGAGAGTGCCGAGCGGATCCGCGCGGGGCTCGAAGGGCGGGGCTACGAGGACGTCGCGGTGGTCGTGACAGACACCTGCGGGCGGCCGTTCCGCCACGGCCAGACCGGCGTCGCGATCGGCTGGGCCGGCATGCCCGCGAGCCGCGACTGGCGCGGCGAACGCGACCGCGACGGCCACGAACTCGGCGTCACCGTCCAGTCCGTGGTCGACGAACTCGCCAGCGCCGCGAACCTCATCACCGGCGAAGCGGCCGACGGCACGCCCGCAGTCATCGTCCGCGACTGGGACTTCGGCGACCTCGAAGGGAGCGACGAACTGTTCCGCTCGGTCGAGGACGACCTGGTCCGGGAGGCGCTGCGGGAGTGGAGGTTCGAGGGATAATGGTCGGAAATTCGACGTCCGCTGGGATAACCTGGGGTATCGAACTCACGCCCGAACACCCGCCCGAGCGGATCGCGACCCTCGCGGCGCTGGCCGAAGACGAGGGGTTCGACGCCGCGTTCGCGAGCAGTCACTACTTCAACCGCGATCCGTTCGTCGTCCTCTCGCGGATGGCCGACGCCACCGACGAGCTCCGGCTTGGATCGGGCGTCGTCAACCCCTACGAGACCCACCCCGTGAAACTGGCCGCGCAGACGGCGACGATCGACGAGATCAGCGACGGCCGCGCTGTCTTCGGGGTCGGCGCCGGCGACCGCTCGTCGCTGTCGAACCTCGGGGTCGAACGCGACCGCCCGCTGCGGCGCGTCCTCGAGACGTTCGACCTCGCGCGGGATCTCTGGGCCGGCGAGACGGTCTCCCACGAGGGGACGTTCACCGCGCAGGATGCGGCGCTCAACCTCGACCCGCCGTCCGAGCGGATCCCGGTCTACGTCGGTGCGCAGGGCCCGCACATGCTTCGGATGAGCGCGAAACACGCCGACGGCGTCCTGATCAACGCCGCCCATCCGCGCGACCTCGAGTGGGCGGCGGGGCAACTCGAGCAGGGCCTGGCGGACCGACCGGACGACCGCGACTCGTTCGAGGCGCTGGCCTTCGCGAGCGTCAGCGTCGCCGGCGACGAAGACGCCGCCCGCGAGGCGGCCAGGCCGCCGGTCGCCTTCATCGTCGGCGGGGCCGCGGAGCCGGTCTTGGAACGCCACGATATCGACCGCGAGGCCGCGAGCGCGGTGGGCGACGCGCTCGAGCGCGGGGAGTTGTCCGAGGCCTTCGGCCGGGTCACCCCCGAGATGATCGACGCCTTCTGTATCGCGGGAACGACCGAGACGGTCGCCGACCGGTTCGCGGCGGCGCTCGAACACGTCGACGGGATCGTCGTCGGGTCGCCGCTGGGACCGGACCTCGAGGACGCGGTGGGGCGCGCGAGCGAGGCGCTCGCGCTCGTGACCGAGCTCTGAGAAACCGGGAGAGAACGAACCGCGGGTCGCGGATCGCGGTTAGTTCGCGGTGAAGAGGTCGCCGACGGCGCCGAGGGTGAGGATCCCGAAGACGCCGAGCGAGAAGATGATCAGGACCGTTCCCATCAGGACCAGCAGCGGCGCGAGTCCCGCCCCGGTCGCCACGTCGCCGAAGAGGCTGGTCATTTCGGTGAGGTTGTCCACGATGACGTTCAGCGGTGTGACGGTGTCCATGCGCGGGGATTGTTACCGGTGCTACTTGGCGGTGCCGGTCCCGCGCGAGGGGAGCGATTAAGCCGCCGCCGCCCGTATCCGCGTTCGTGACCGACGACGCGACGCTTTCGAATTTCGTCTCCGCCGACGAGGCCGACAGCGACGCCGATTCCGACCCCGCTGCAGACCCCGGTACGGCGGCCAACACGGATCGGAAGACGGACGCAGACGTCGGCGCGAACGCGGACGCAAACACGAACACGCACGCGACCGACACCGGGCACTCGACGTTCGCCTGGGGCGAGTACACCTGCGATCGATGCGGGAACGCGACCGAGCGCGCCTGGCGGGACGACGGCGACCTGGTCTGTCCGAACTGCAAGAAATGGTAATCTGAGTAATCAGCGACTGACAACGGTAACAAGGTGCTTCTCGGCGGATGCTTGCAACCGTGCTCCCGAACATTTATGTTTTCGTCGCGGCTTTGTTGAGGTGCAATGGCGAAAGGTACGGTCGCATTCTTCAACGACACTGGCGGCTACGGATTCATCGAGACCGACGACGCGGACGAGGACGTGTTCTTCCACATGGAGGACATCGGCGGACCTGACCTCGAGGAGGGCCAGGAACTGGAGTTCGAAATCGTCGAGGCCGAGAAGGGGCCACGCGCGACCAACGTCGAGCGACTCTAGACGGTTCCGACACCGACAGGAGGTATCGTTTTCCGATTGCTACACGGCGAGCGACAGCGCCGTCGACTCGCCGGAGCGATCGGTTTCCGACTCAGTTCCGACCCGTGATTTTCGCCCGATAGCGGTCACGCCGGCGGCCGCAGGTATCGGAGACGTGCGTCTCGACGGCGCCGCCGACGGCACGGTACTGCTCGCGGAACCGATAGTTCCAATGACACAAAACATATGTCGCGGAGACGCGGATGCTGTAGTAATAACCGGGCCGGCCGGGTCCCTCGGAGTTTCGAGACTATGACTGATGCCAACCCGACAGCGAACGCAGGTACCGAGCCGTCGGCAGCCGACGACGCCCTCCGGATTTCGACGGTCGAGCGACTGTGCGAGGAGCTCGAGGCGAACGTCTCGCGCGTGATCGTCGGCCACGACGACGTGATCGAACATGTCATCACCGCCGTCCTCGGTCGCGGACACGTTCTGCTCGACGACGTGCCCGGCGTCGGCAAGACGATGCTCGCGCGGTCGATCGCGAAGTCCGTCGACTGTACGTTCAGCCGCGTCCAGTTCACGCCGGACCTCCTCCCGACCGACGTCGTCGGCGTCAACGTCTTCAACCAGCAGACCCGCGAGTTCGAGTTCCAGGAGGGCCCCGTCTTCGGCAACATCGTGCTGGGCGACGAGATCAACCGGGCGCCGCCCAAGACCCAGGCCGCCCTGCTCGAAGCGATGGAGGAACAGCAGGTCACCGTCGACGGGACGACCCGCGATCTGCCGACGCCCTTCACCGTGATCGCGACTCAGAACGCCGTCGAACCGAACCGGACCTACGACCTGCCCTTCGCCGAGGTCGACCGCTTCATGAAGAAGCTCCATCTGGGCTATCCCGATCCCGACGAAGAGGCCGAACTGCTCGGCCGGACGGTCGGGGACCACCCCATCGAGTCGCTCGACCCGATAACCGACCGCGAAACCCTCGTCGCCGCCCGCGAAACCGTCTCGACGGTGCAGGTCGCGGAACCCGTCCGGCGGTACGCGACGCGCCTGGCGGCCCACACGCGCGAGAACGCCCACATCGGCGTCAGCCCCCGCGGGACGATCTCGCTGCTGCGGGCGGCCCAGGCCCGCGCCGTCACGAACGGCCGGGAGTACGTGATTCCAGACGACGTGCAAGCCGAGGCGCGCGTAGTCATGCCCCACCGAATCAAGACGAACGGTCGCGACCGGGACGGCGGCTCGGTCGTCGAGGACGCGCTCGACCGCGTCCCCGTCGAATGAGACTCACGCCTCGGGGCAGGGCCGTCGTCGCCGTCGTGGCCGGTGCCGTCATACTGAGCTGGCAGTTCGGCCCGCGATCGCTGAACGCCGTCGTCGTCCCCCTGGCCGTCGTTCTGCTGGCCGGCCTGGTCGCGGTCAGCCGTACCGACCGGCCGCGGGTCAGCCGCCGGCCCGTCCCCGAGGGGTTCATCGGCGAGGAGCGGACGGTCGCGGTCGACGTCGAGACCGACCGGGCCGTCGCGGCGACGGTCCGCGATACCGTCGGCAACGGGGACGGACCCGGGGACAGCGCCGGTAATGAATTCTCACCGATTTCGGATCCGGTCGCCGAGACGACCCTCGACGGCGACGAGACGCTCTCCTACGAGGTGCGACTCGAGGCACGGGGCCGACACCAGGTTGGCCCGCTCTCGATCGCCGTCCGGGACGTCGTCGGCCTGGTCGAGCGCCGGTTCGAGTACGACGAGACGATGCCGATCCTCGTCTACCCGCGGGTCCGCGACCTGGGACGGGGCAACGCCGCCGACATCCGGACGCTCGCCGGCGTCGCGGACCGCCACGCCCGCGAGGAGTTCGACCACCTCCGGGAGTACCACCGCGGCGACCCCATGCG from Natrinema salifodinae carries:
- a CDS encoding 5,10-methylenetetrahydromethanopterin reductase, translated to MVGNSTSAGITWGIELTPEHPPERIATLAALAEDEGFDAAFASSHYFNRDPFVVLSRMADATDELRLGSGVVNPYETHPVKLAAQTATIDEISDGRAVFGVGAGDRSSLSNLGVERDRPLRRVLETFDLARDLWAGETVSHEGTFTAQDAALNLDPPSERIPVYVGAQGPHMLRMSAKHADGVLINAAHPRDLEWAAGQLEQGLADRPDDRDSFEALAFASVSVAGDEDAAREAARPPVAFIVGGAAEPVLERHDIDREAASAVGDALERGELSEAFGRVTPEMIDAFCIAGTTETVADRFAAALEHVDGIVVGSPLGPDLEDAVGRASEALALVTEL
- a CDS encoding AAA family ATPase; amino-acid sequence: MTDANPTANAGTEPSAADDALRISTVERLCEELEANVSRVIVGHDDVIEHVITAVLGRGHVLLDDVPGVGKTMLARSIAKSVDCTFSRVQFTPDLLPTDVVGVNVFNQQTREFEFQEGPVFGNIVLGDEINRAPPKTQAALLEAMEEQQVTVDGTTRDLPTPFTVIATQNAVEPNRTYDLPFAEVDRFMKKLHLGYPDPDEEAELLGRTVGDHPIESLDPITDRETLVAARETVSTVQVAEPVRRYATRLAAHTRENAHIGVSPRGTISLLRAAQARAVTNGREYVIPDDVQAEARVVMPHRIKTNGRDRDGGSVVEDALDRVPVE
- a CDS encoding DUF58 domain-containing protein, producing MRLTPRGRAVVAVVAGAVILSWQFGPRSLNAVVVPLAVVLLAGLVAVSRTDRPRVSRRPVPEGFIGEERTVAVDVETDRAVAATVRDTVGNGDGPGDSAGNEFSPISDPVAETTLDGDETLSYEVRLEARGRHQVGPLSIAVRDVVGLVERRFEYDETMPILVYPRVRDLGRGNAADIRTLAGVADRHAREEFDHLREYHRGDPMRDVHWKAAAKRPDDDLVVAEYADDEDAGAITVAAECLTTRADETASAAASVVTYLLEQGATVGLVVPDGTVPPGSGRDHHRDLLGLLAVAEPGELDDRTRRDADVLVRTDTTETTVVVDDREIPFERFYSARAPGREVNANA
- a CDS encoding maleate cis-trans isomerase family protein — protein: MAEPEPDSDTDRNDRGDSGRRGRLGLIVPSSNATAEPEFRDYLPDSITVHGARMALESVTVDELDAMSDDAARAAELLGHADVDAVAYACTTGSLIHGPGFDAELEDRLERAAGVPAVATARSVVRALEALDAERIAVATPYTDELDEKEREFLDAAGFEVAALDGRGLAANAAIGELAPTDARDQVTDLIGSDIDDLDAVFVSCTNYRSLAAVEGLEADLGLPVVTSNGATLWDVCGAAGFEADGPGALFDRGRDR
- a CDS encoding coenzyme F420-0:L-glutamate ligase — encoded protein: MELNGVADLPEVRPRDDIAELVADRADLEPGDVLTVASTVVSKAEGRTANLEDYPVSGRAQEIADRIAELSGEEKDPRFAQAVLDESAELLIDVPFMLAETRFGHICPNAGIDRSNVPDHDILLLPRKPSESAERIRAGLEGRGYEDVAVVVTDTCGRPFRHGQTGVAIGWAGMPASRDWRGERDRDGHELGVTVQSVVDELASAANLITGEAADGTPAVIVRDWDFGDLEGSDELFRSVEDDLVREALREWRFEG
- a CDS encoding DUF7573 domain-containing protein yields the protein MTDDATLSNFVSADEADSDADSDPAADPGTAANTDRKTDADVGANADANTNTHATDTGHSTFAWGEYTCDRCGNATERAWRDDGDLVCPNCKKW
- a CDS encoding cold-shock protein codes for the protein MAKGTVAFFNDTGGYGFIETDDADEDVFFHMEDIGGPDLEEGQELEFEIVEAEKGPRATNVERL